The genome window GCCTTGTCCATATCGCCTTTTTCAATCAGAAAAAATCCTAGGTTAGAGTAGAGGGCCGTTGTTCTGTAATGGCTTTCCAAAAGGGTTTCCAGCTCTGCTATGGCTTCATCTAGATGTCCTTTCTTCCAATGGATCAAAGCTGAATACGCCCTGGCATGGTTGCTGTTAAATTTACCCTGTGGTGTTGTCATTAAAAAGGTGAAGATCCGCTCGGCATCTTCGGGGTATCCTTCTTTTAACAGCAGATAACCAACTGTCAGCTGATGTTTGGCAGACAGACCGGCTTCTACGGAATCTTTAAGCATGGCTAGAGCCTTGCTGGTATCGCCAGTGTTGTATGTTTTCATGGCTCTGAGGAAGAGAGGAAAGCTGCGGAAACGGAAAAACAGATACATAACCAGCAAAAGAGGTACTATGATCAGGGTTATATTCATGATGGAATCCTTCCAGTAAGATAAAAATATACAATAAAATGACCCGGGCCCTATTGCAAGGGGCATCAGGATATATTCTGCATCAAATTTTATCCTAAGTTGAGAAGATTGGGAATGAATGATAGGTCTCTAAGTAGAAAGGACAGTCTTTAGAAAATATGTCCTTTCTACTTAGAAGCTGATGACCAGGATAGGGGATTTTTTAATAGAATCCTGTCAGCCCTTCACGGCTCCTGCGGACAATCCCTTTACAAAGTAATTGGATAAGAGCAGGTAGATGATGATAACCGGAATGGATGCTAAGGACAGTACGGCAAAAACAAGATCGAGTTTAGTATCGAACTGCCCAAACAGCTGCCCTGTGGCCAGGGGGATGGTATAGTTTTCTCTGGACTTGATGAGTACGAGGGGAAACCAGAACTCATTCCAGTTAGGGATGAAGCTGATAATACCAGCTGCTGCTAGACCGGGTTTTATCAGCGGGACAATGATTCTGGCAAAGATACCAGGTTCACTGCATCCGTCTATGCGGCCTGCTGAACTCAGTTCTTCTGGAACCATCCTGATGTAGTCGTACAGTACAAAGACGCTCAAAGGGATTGCCATGGCTATGTAGACGATGATCAGCGCCCAGAGGGTGTCGAAAATACTCAGCCGCAGCATGGTAATCATGATATCGATTGTACCCAGCTTGATGGGAACCACCAGACCGACTACAAAATAGACATAAATGGCTCTGTTGTATTTAAACTTGTACTTGCTAATGGCATAGGCCGCTAGGGCAGACATGGTGACCGCCAGAGCCAGTGAAAGGACGGTTACTCCAATACTGTTTAGAAAGTATTTGCCGTAATTAGATATGACAAAGAGGTTTATATACGCATCCAGATTGAAGCTGCTTGGAAGACCAAAGGGATTTTTGAAAATCTCTGCATTTGTCTTGAAGGAGGTCATCATCATGACAAACAGCGGGATCAGGATGGAGAGGGAATAAATCGTCATGGCAATATAGAGGAACGTTTTACTGATGCTTCTTTTTATATTGATCATTTTTCCAATGCCTCCCTTTTCTTTGTAAAGAAGGTTAGAAAGGCACCAACACCTATGGTGACTACAATGAACATCATGGTTGCTACGGCGGCTCCCATACCAGTTCCCCATCCACCTCTCTCTGATGATGAGAAGGCCGTTCTATAAAAGAGGGAACCAAAAAGATCCGTGCTGTAGCCGGGGTCTCCCCTTGTTCCTGTCATGGCAAAGACGATATCGAACTGGGTAAAGTCTCCTATGAAGATAAGTATGGTGACAATTCCTACAATGGGCAGGACTGAAGGAAGGATGATATGGTAAATCTCCTGCCAGATGCTGGCTCCGTCTATCCTGGCTGCTTCCATAATGGATTTACTGATGCCGTCAATTCCGGATGTGTAGAACAGGACTGATTCTCCAAAAAACTGCCAGCTTACAGCGATAGCCACTACGAAAAGGGCAGAACGGGAATCTCCCAACCAGGGAATGATCAGTTTTTCCAGACCGATGAGATCCAGAAATTTATCAAACACACCATAGTAGGGATTGAGTATTAGTTTAAAAATATAACCAACTACCAGTACAGACAGGGTCGTGGGGAGAAAACTCAGTTTTCTGATAAACGCCGAACCTTTGAATGAGCGGGTCACCAGTACGGCCATAAAAAACCCAAGAACATTCTGTACCAGAGTTACTACGATAAAGAATTTTATATTGTTCCGGAAAGCATTCCAGAATTTTGTATAATACCGCTCTTCTGTAAACAAGCGGATGTAATTGTCGAGTCCAACAAATTGATCAGGGATCAGACCTTCCCCTGTGTAAAGGCTGTATTTCATAGAGTTTAATATAGGCAGCAGCATAAAAACCGTATAGACGATGAATGCCGGGAAAATAAAGAGAAACAAAAATTTCGCATGTTTCTTTCTTGCCTCGAGCATAAAACTCCCTCCTTCTTATCTTATAGATCTATCTCATTTTTAAATGAAGAATCTCAAATAAAACAGTTAAAAAGAGCTCTCTGCGTTCAGAGAGCTCTATTGCTAACAATAAGACTCATTTTAGTTCCGGGACTGTTCTCCTTCCCGGTTATGGAAATCTTTTTGAGAGAATCAGTAGTACCAGGCCAATCCGTCATCGACATATTTTGCAGCTTCTGCAGCTGTCAATTCATTGGCATACATTTTCTGAATGGCTTCACCAACCAGCTCGTTTCCACTGGGAGACTGAGCTGAGAGTTTTTCCCATACTGTTCTTACTGTAGGAACAGAATCGGCAACATAGCTCTGCATTTCTTTAGCAAGGCTGTTGCTCAAGGTGTAATTTCCGGGTGTGTAGGAGAAAAAACCGGGAAGTTCGTTCATCAGAAGTTGGGCATAGGCCGGAGAAGCGAGCCATTCCATATATTTCTTGGCTTCTTCGGGATATTTTGTGTTCTTGTTCATGGCTATACCACCATCAACATGGAAACAGTACTGCAGAGTATCGCCTGCTTTGGCAAGGGGAGGTGCAAAATAGCCTACATCTTCCAAACCGCCGAGGTCTTCGAAAATTCCAATTTCCCAGCTTCCGCCCATGAACATGGCTGCATTTCCAGTTCCGAATATCTGCTGCATTGTAACGTAGTCAATGCCTTCAAATCTTTCGGGGAAGAAGGGCTGCAGTTCTTTCATCTTTTCCATTGCCAATACAAAATTAGCATCTGTGAATCTGGCTTCTTTGTTCATAAGAGCCTGTCTGGCTTCTTCTCCACCGTAGAAGTTGGCACCTAAACCGGCGTACATGACTTCATAAAGCATCCAGTTGTCTTTGGTACCTTGAGCAAAGACTGTTTCGCCAGCGTCTTTGAGTTTTGTTGCGGCAGCAATAAATTCGTCCCAAGTTGTGGGGACAGAAATGCCATATTTTTGAAAAATACTCTTTCTGTAATAAATCCCATGAACAACACCTACGGAAGGTATAGCATAGCTTTTTGCCTCAGGTGTGGCCCACGCCGCTACGGCTGCAGAGGGAAAATCCTTGAGGACAGGAAGGACAGAATCCAGTTCCTGGAGCGAGTCTGTTTTGTAAATCTGATAACCTGAGTCATAAGATCTGAGGAATATGATGTCCGCACCAACGCCGGCTGCCAGAGACTGTTTGAGCTGAGCATCATACTCAGTATCTTTCACTGGTTGGAAGTCTATTTCAATATTGGGGTTAGCCTTGGTGAATTCCATATTGATGCGGTTCATTCTTTCGATATCTTCCGTTCTCCAGCTGGTAAAAACAAGTTTAACCTTGTCGCTGCTGCCTGCCATGGCATCCTGGTCACCATTGGCAAAAGTGAAGTTTACTGCTGTAACGATAAGTAAAGCAGTAATAAGCATTTTTTTCATAACATCTCCTATTAAGTAGACTGTATATTTCGTCTTAGTTTATTTTCAATCCTATTTAGTTGGGAAGCAAGGTACTCAAGTACTGAAAAGGGTACTGTTTAGGCCGTACAAAAACTTACTAGAATGTATTAAATGTGATTTTTAGAGATTCTGATGACTTTTAGCCGGTCATGAGTCCCCAATTTTGCATAAATCAGACTCACATGGTTTTTGACTGTCTGTTCGGCAATGAACAGTTCTTCGGCAATTTCCAAGTTGTTCAGACCATTGGATAGGAGTTTTAAAACCTGTTTTTCACGCTTGCTCAATTCATCAAACCATGCCGGTTTTTCATGAATTACCGTTTGCT of Oceanispirochaeta crateris contains these proteins:
- a CDS encoding carbohydrate ABC transporter permease; this encodes MINIKRSISKTFLYIAMTIYSLSILIPLFVMMMTSFKTNAEIFKNPFGLPSSFNLDAYINLFVISNYGKYFLNSIGVTVLSLALAVTMSALAAYAISKYKFKYNRAIYVYFVVGLVVPIKLGTIDIMITMLRLSIFDTLWALIIVYIAMAIPLSVFVLYDYIRMVPEELSSAGRIDGCSEPGIFARIIVPLIKPGLAAAGIISFIPNWNEFWFPLVLIKSRENYTIPLATGQLFGQFDTKLDLVFAVLSLASIPVIIIYLLLSNYFVKGLSAGAVKG
- a CDS encoding ABC transporter substrate-binding protein, whose protein sequence is MKKMLITALLIVTAVNFTFANGDQDAMAGSSDKVKLVFTSWRTEDIERMNRINMEFTKANPNIEIDFQPVKDTEYDAQLKQSLAAGVGADIIFLRSYDSGYQIYKTDSLQELDSVLPVLKDFPSAAVAAWATPEAKSYAIPSVGVVHGIYYRKSIFQKYGISVPTTWDEFIAAATKLKDAGETVFAQGTKDNWMLYEVMYAGLGANFYGGEEARQALMNKEARFTDANFVLAMEKMKELQPFFPERFEGIDYVTMQQIFGTGNAAMFMGGSWEIGIFEDLGGLEDVGYFAPPLAKAGDTLQYCFHVDGGIAMNKNTKYPEEAKKYMEWLASPAYAQLLMNELPGFFSYTPGNYTLSNSLAKEMQSYVADSVPTVRTVWEKLSAQSPSGNELVGEAIQKMYANELTAAEAAKYVDDGLAWYY
- a CDS encoding tetratricopeptide repeat protein produces the protein MNITLIIVPLLLVMYLFFRFRSFPLFLRAMKTYNTGDTSKALAMLKDSVEAGLSAKHQLTVGYLLLKEGYPEDAERIFTFLMTTPQGKFNSNHARAYSALIHWKKGHLDEAIAELETLLESHYRTTALYSNLGFFLIEKGDMDKALKINLEAYEYNNQSPVIQDNLGLCYIKTEQWAMAEEIYDKLIESHPRFPDAWYNAALIAVHKGDKKKAESLLNSALEKKFSYLSTLSKTQVENQIEQVKGSSEIPE
- a CDS encoding carbohydrate ABC transporter permease; this translates as MKYSLYTGEGLIPDQFVGLDNYIRLFTEERYYTKFWNAFRNNIKFFIVVTLVQNVLGFFMAVLVTRSFKGSAFIRKLSFLPTTLSVLVVGYIFKLILNPYYGVFDKFLDLIGLEKLIIPWLGDSRSALFVVAIAVSWQFFGESVLFYTSGIDGISKSIMEAARIDGASIWQEIYHIILPSVLPIVGIVTILIFIGDFTQFDIVFAMTGTRGDPGYSTDLFGSLFYRTAFSSSERGGWGTGMGAAVATMMFIVVTIGVGAFLTFFTKKREALEK